The proteins below are encoded in one region of Hordeum vulgare subsp. vulgare chromosome 3H, MorexV3_pseudomolecules_assembly, whole genome shotgun sequence:
- the LOC123442965 gene encoding uncharacterized protein LOC123442965 isoform X1, which produces MEYVFAGNTMCSFPGNAMCFLAMFPYCQWELVISLVFLVNDFLIDMFGDIKMWAFRGHFEGYGKFLHGYLSGAEFALVRIYQSLLDNKELVREVSDCKTIGEAFSSGYLIAWPSAFIRENDN; this is translated from the exons ATGGAATATGTTTTTGCAGGAAATACAATGTGTTCTTTTCCAGGAAATGCTATGTGTTTTTTAGCCATGTTCCCTTATTGCCAGTGGGAGTTAGTAATCTCTCTAGTATTTTTG GTCAATGATTTCCTAATTGACATGTTTGGAGACATTAAGATGTGGGCGTTTAGAGGTCACTTCGAAGGTTACGGGAAATTTTTGCACGGATATCTTTCAG GTGCTGAATTTGCCCTTGTgcgcatatatcaatctttgcttGATAATAAGGAGTTGGTAAGGGAAGTTTCTGATTGCAAGACAATTGGTGAAGCATTCTCTTCAGGATACTTAATTGCATGGCCTTCAGCTTTT ATTCGAGAGAATGATAATTGA
- the LOC123442965 gene encoding uncharacterized protein LOC123442965 isoform X2, translating into METWKHAASQDGFSVRMDPASGWIRDRIQGQVNDFLIDMFGDIKMWAFRGHFEGYGKFLHGYLSGAEFALVRIYQSLLDNKELVREVSDCKTIGEAFSSGYLIAWPSAFIRENDN; encoded by the exons ATGGAAACATGGAAACATGCAGCTTCCCAGGATGGATTCAGTGTGAGGATGGATCCTGCGTCAGGATGGATTCGAGATCGGATCCAAGGTCAG GTCAATGATTTCCTAATTGACATGTTTGGAGACATTAAGATGTGGGCGTTTAGAGGTCACTTCGAAGGTTACGGGAAATTTTTGCACGGATATCTTTCAG GTGCTGAATTTGCCCTTGTgcgcatatatcaatctttgcttGATAATAAGGAGTTGGTAAGGGAAGTTTCTGATTGCAAGACAATTGGTGAAGCATTCTCTTCAGGATACTTAATTGCATGGCCTTCAGCTTTT ATTCGAGAGAATGATAATTGA